GTCCTCAAATGGGAGTAAAAATATGTTCTGTGCTTGATTCTTCTTAGGATGGCGGAAAATTGTCACAAATTTCCCATCACTTATTGGAATCGTGAAGTCGAAAGCATCCACGCGTTCTGGTGTTAGGGCCAGTGGAGTTACGGCAAAGTCCACCAGTTTTTGTTGCAATTGACCAATGATACCTTTGGAGCTGTTGGTTTTCAACACGTCGTATGACCAAGACTTGACAAAGATTAGCTTGCATCTGAAATTAGAATATGTTTTATTTAATTCCATAATATATTCAAGCTGCTAGCTGTACTTGAAATTGAGATGCTTGCTCAAAAGCATAGTCAAACGATAACCGAGGCGATCCACGGAATACTTCCTTGGAGGAATGAAACTTTGAAAGTGTTCCATGTACGGGACTTTCTTTGCAATTTGCTGAGTCTGGCGATATGAGATGTAAttagaatgtaaataaaaaacttAGCTACTTTTACTAATAACACACAGTGATGGCAACATGCAGTTCAACGCCGTCTAAATCCTTGCGATAGTTGTATGCGTTGTTTGTTCTATTCCAAAATGTTACTCGACCACTATCCACTAGTCCTACCATGCTTAAATGAATGGCACCTCCTCTATTTCGAACTGTACCATACACATCACAAATATCGGCAGTTTGATTATCCCTCTTGGATATCATGGTAACGTGGGAGTCAATGTTCAGATTTAAAGTGCTCACTAAATTTGTTGATCTTTTTTTCTCAGTGCCATCATCAAATAACAACCATCTATAGGACGAATTAAAATACGACTGGCAGGAACAAAAATCTAAAAGGCTATCGATTGTAGGACACTTTAAATCGGCAATAACGGCGAAGTGGTAATGCGCCGTAAACATGATTCGGCGATGATCGGAGTAGAAAAACCTCGACGGTATTTCGATGCTTTGAAGCGATGCCAACGATTTTGCCGATGGCCAAAAACTGGAAATGATATCCGATTGATCACAGTAGAAAAAAATCACACCATTCACTTTCTCTCTGCTTATAAACTCGGTGATCAGATTCTGGGAACTAGTACAGTAGCCCATATGCCCCAATAGAACTAATATGTAAAATCTTATCATCATTTTGAATGCTGAACTTTGACTGTTCAGGAGATCCATATTGTAGCAGAATTTTaaacatacaaaatttcaacttAATATTTGTACACCATCTATCAATCTGTAATAAGCAATGTGGATCTCTTGAATTATGTGTAATTGAATACTCGGAAATAATCAATATGCCATACTACGTTGGAATGTGATTACTATAGGTACAAGGTCCCAGGGTACAAGTTGCATAATGCATCTCGTATTTATTGTCACTATAAGCCGTACACGATGATGAGGGTATTTTAAACTACTATCGTATCTTGGATAATCTTATACAAATACCTCTGGTGTTCATATTAAAGAGAAATGgaggatatttaaaaaaaaacattttagttcaccgagtagtgatgctGCCTTACTCGTATTTAGTCATAAGATAAGTACTTCGACCTTTATGTGCCTAAACAAAACTGGCGGAGTTAAGCTggagcagctcggaagccttctttcaaaatactcggaagcctcctttcatgaggttcggaagcctcctttcaagaggcttggaagccttctttcaaggtgctcggaagtctcctttaaagaggctaagaagccccctttaaagaggctcggaagcctcctttcaagaggttcggaagtctcctttcaagaggatcagcagcctcctttcaaaaggctcggaagccttctttaaagtggcttggaagcctcctttaaaatggctcggaagcctcctgtcaaaaggctcggaagcctcctttcaagaggctcggaacccttattgcaagaggctcggaagcctcctttcaagatgctcggaagcctcctttcaaaaggttcggaagcctcctttcaatatgctcggaagcctcgtctcaagaggcttggaagcctcccctcaaggtgctcggaagtctcctttcaagaggctaggaagtttcctttaaagaggctcggaagcctcctttcaagaggcttggaagccatcttacaataggctcggaagccttgtttcaaaatgctcggaagcctcctttcatgaggttcggaagcctcctttcaagaggcttggaagccttctttcaaggtgctcggaagcctcctgtcaagaggctaagaagccccctttaaagaggctcggaaccccctttccaaaggttcggaaatctcctttcaagatgatcggaagcctcctgtcaagaggcttggaagcctcctttcaagaggctcggaagcctcctttcaataggctcggaagccttctttcaagatgctcggaagcctcctttcagatgctcggaagcctcctttcaaaaggttcggaagcctccttttaagaagcttagaagcctcctttcaaaatgctcggaagcctcctctcaagaggttcggaagcctcctttcaagatgcttggaagactcctttcaagaggttcggaagccttctttctagaggcttggaagcctccgcTCAAggtgctcggaagtctcctttcaagaggctaggaagcccccttcaaagaggctcggaagcctgctttcaagagattcggaagcctcctttcaagaaactcggaagcctcttttcaagaggctcggaagcctcctttcaagaagctcggaagcctcctttcaagaggcttggaagcctcctttcaagaggcttggaagcctcctttcaataggctcggaagccttctttcaaaatgctcggaagcctcctttcatgaggttcggaagtatcctttcaagaggcttggaagccttctttcaaggtgctcggaagcctcctatcaagaggctaagaagccccctgtaaaaggctcggaagcctcttttcaagaggttcggaagtctcgtttcaaaataatcggaagcctcctttcaaaagactcggaagtggcttggaagcctcctttaaagttGCTCGGAAGCTTCATGTAaagaggttaggaagcctccttcctatAGGTTCGgaatcctcttttcaagaggttcgaaaaccTCCATTCATAAGGTTCggcagtctcctttcaagatgctcggaagcctcctttcaagaggctcggaagccttctagcaagaggtttggaagcctccttgcaagatgcttggaagcctcctttcatgaggttcggaagtatcctttcaagaggcttggaagccttcttccaaggtgctcggaagcctcctatcaagaggctaagaagcccCCTGTAAAAAggctaagaagcctcctttcataagGTTCggcagtctcctttcaagaggttcggaagcctcttttcaagaggctcggaagcatcctttcaagaggttcagaagcctcctttccagattctcggaagcctcatttctagaggttcggaagcctgctttcaagaagtttggaagcCTTGGAAGTTTGAAGGTTCGGCAGCCATCTTGCAAgacgttcggaagcctcctttcaagacgttcggaagcctcgtttcaaacGGCTCctaaggctcctttcaagaggctcggaaggttcctttaaaatggctcggaagcctcctttaacgtgGCTCGAAAGCATCTCTCCAAgatgatcggaagcctcctttcaaaatctcggaaacctcatttaaagaggctcgaaattatttcaatatgcttggaagcctctttcaagagacttggaagcctcctttcaataggttcggaa
The nucleotide sequence above comes from Armigeres subalbatus isolate Guangzhou_Male chromosome 3, GZ_Asu_2, whole genome shotgun sequence. Encoded proteins:
- the LOC134227842 gene encoding ionotropic receptor 75a-like, which gives rise to MGYCTSSQNLITEFISREKVNGVIFFYCDQSDIISSFWPSAKSLASLQSIEIPSRFFYSDHRRIMFTAHYHFAVIADLKCPTIDSLLDFCSCQSYFNSSYRWLLFDDGTEKKRSTNLVSTLNLNIDSHVTMISKRDNQTADICDVYGTVRNRGGAIHLSMVGLVDSGRVTFWNRTNNAYNYRKDLDGVELHVAITTQQIAKKVPYMEHFQSFIPPRKYSVDRLGYRLTMLLSKHLNFKCKLIFVKSWSYDVLKTNSSKGIIGQLQQKLVDFAVTPLALTPERVDAFDFTIPISDGKFVTIFRHPKKNQAQNIFLLPFEDVVWIAVLLVLIISGLLLLATYFAERGINSMGNFQFLLTVFGYICQQGYSGVAIQSSTRITLLIVVIFSFLIYQFYATFIIGYLLVLPPKTIRTLEQLLASNLKYSIEDLAYNRDYFNRTNITIALELYERKVLPNKQGFVNVSTGIELVKQGGYAFHCDSSYGYTLIADTFDMQQICELQEIILYPFRPLHIPIIKGSPLKELFRVSLQRFREIGVSDYYSRKFRAEKLHCMKTDYEYERVYFSDIVCLLWVLAGGMVIASGVLLMENVVFHIRRCLEMREYYKQHRYWLD